The genomic region GAAATGCGATTCCTAGGGATGCAATAGTAACAACTGGAGTAGGACAACACCAAATGTGGGCCGAAGTATTTTGGGAAGTTCTAGAACCTAGGACGTTCTTATCTTCAACGGGCATGGGTACAATGGGTTTTGGACTGCCTGCAGCCATGGGTGCAAAGCTGGCTAGGCCAGATAAAGTAGTAGTAGATTTGGATGGCGATGGATCCTTTATGATGACTGGAAATAATTTAGCTACAGCCGTTGATGAGCATATTCCAGTAATTTCAGTTATATTCGATAATAGATCTCTAGGTTTAGTAAGACAGGTACAAGACCTATTCCAGAATAAAAGAATAGTAGGAGTAGATTACGGGCCATCGCCTGATTTCGTTAAATATGCTGAGGCATTTGGTGCTTTAGGTTTTAATGCAGATAGTTATGAGGAACTAGAAAAAGCAATAAAAACCGCAATAAGGGAAGATATGCCAACTGTAATTAGATTACCAATAGATAAAAACGAATTAGCTTTACCTACTTTACCTCCTGGAGGAAAATTAAAGCAGGTGATAGTAAGTGACCCAAGGAAGAATAGTTAAAGTAACCGGGTATTATAGAGATCCAGGCTTCCTAGAGAGAGTAATCAGTACATTTAGAAAACTATGGGTAGACATAGATTGGGTCACAGCGAGGAGAATAAGTGATGACGGCTTATACGAGGTTTATCTCCTAGTTAGAGAAACTAAGAATACTCACTTGGCAATACTCAACTTAAGTAAAACTGTAGACGTAGAAAAAGTTGAGGTTCTAGAAGACGGTAAATTGATTCCTTGCCAAAACGATTCGTTTTTTATCCCGTCATATACAAAAGTAACAACCTATAGTTGGGGTGAAAAAGTTGGCTAAAATATATACAGACCAAGATGCAAGTTTAGATCCTATAAAAGATAAAAAAATTGCAGTATTAGGTTATGGTAATCAAGGAAGAGCTTGGGCATTAAACTTAAGGGATTCAGGGTTAAACGTTATAGTAGGCTTAGAAAGAGAAGGAAATTCGTGGAAACAAGCAGTCCAAGACGGTTTTCAGCCAGTACATACAGAAGATGCAGTAAAGCAGGCTGATATTATAATATTTCTAATTCCTGATATGGTTCAGAGGTACGTATATAGAGAAAAAGTACAACCAAATATGAAGGAAGGAGCAGATTTAGTGTTTGCCCACGGTTTTAATATACATTATAAGCTAATTGATCCTCCTAGTACCAGCGACGTTTATATGGTAGCACCTAAAGGGCCAGGAGCAACAGTAAGAGACTTTTACACTAAAGGAGGAGGAGTTCCAGCATTAGTGGCAGTTCAGCAAAACCCATCTGGAAAGGCAATGGAAAAGGCTTTAGCAATTGCAAAAGGTATAGGTGCTACAAGAGCTGGAGTAATAGAGACCACATTTAAGGAAGAAACTGAAACTGATTTATTCGGAGAACAAACTACATTAGTAGGCGGAGTAATGGAATTAATGAGGTCAGCTTTCAGGACGTTAGTTGAATTAGGTTATCAACCAGAAGTAGCTTACTTTGAGACAATCAATGAGATGAAGATGATA from Acidianus ambivalens harbors:
- a CDS encoding ACT domain-containing protein, whose amino-acid sequence is MTQGRIVKVTGYYRDPGFLERVISTFRKLWVDIDWVTARRISDDGLYEVYLLVRETKNTHLAILNLSKTVDVEKVEVLEDGKLIPCQNDSFFIPSYTKVTTYSWGEKVG
- the ilvC gene encoding ketol-acid reductoisomerase — protein: MKKLAKIYTDQDASLDPIKDKKIAVLGYGNQGRAWALNLRDSGLNVIVGLEREGNSWKQAVQDGFQPVHTEDAVKQADIIIFLIPDMVQRYVYREKVQPNMKEGADLVFAHGFNIHYKLIDPPSTSDVYMVAPKGPGATVRDFYTKGGGVPALVAVQQNPSGKAMEKALAIAKGIGATRAGVIETTFKEETETDLFGEQTTLVGGVMELMRSAFRTLVELGYQPEVAYFETINEMKMIVDIIYEKGFTGMLKAVSDTAKYGGLTVGKFVINEEVRKRMLEAAEKIRSGKFAEEWIEEYNRGSPTIKEGLEEIENSLEEQTRRRLKEIIERGKPKS